A section of the Naumovozyma dairenensis CBS 421 chromosome 5, complete genome genome encodes:
- the VAN1 gene encoding Van1p (similar to Saccharomyces cerevisiae VAN1 (YML115C); ancestral locus Anc_8.842) gives MFGLLHKFGRNSRKDAKLELPISRNNSNVADELKKQRFIPKKKSTAKNVAIGSVVSFIICALIYCGYSYFFNTSPRLGKINLYANKNNKVSTSYKTTELSDKEYYNYDFENIEADVLGKFENGVQHYLISEFGTDVLTPKDKEQYEKELAMLLDASVEKYDLKKFDGSRNGAENRDHLLLCVPLRDAESVLPLMFKHLMNMTYPHELIDLAFLVSDCSDGDNTLEALLQYSRHLQNGTLSQVFQDMDEYQYEHSDDTRGTKNLHLKYMNQEYLKMVETAFNTPPHENYDKPFRSVQIFRKDFGQVIGQGFSDRHAVKVQGIRRKLMGRARNWLMANALKPYHSWVYWRDADIELCPGTIVEDMMANDYDVLVPNVWRPLPEFLDSEQPYDLNSWIESDEALKLAKTLPEDDVIVEGYAEYPTWRVHLAYIREAQGDPTSVVDLDGVGGVSILAKAKLFRSGVHFPAFTFENHAETEGFGKMAKRMGYRVGGLPHYTIWHIYEPSDDDLKEIANKERQSRHKE, from the exons ATGTTTGGTCTTCTTCATAAGTTTGGCAGAAATAGCCGAAAAGATGCCAAATTGGAATTACCAAT ATCACGCAATAATTCCAATGTCGCAGACgaattgaaaaaacaaCGTTTCattccaaagaaaaaatccaCAGCTAAGAACGTAGCCATTGGTTCAGTGGtatcatttattatatgtGCTCTGATATACTGTGGGTACtcatatttctttaatacaTCACCAAGACTGGGGAAAATAAACCTCTATGccaataaaaataataaagtatCAACTTCATACAAGACTACAGAATTGAGTGACAAGGAATACTATAattatgattttgaaaatatagaaGCTGACGTCTTAGGAAAGTTTGAAAACGGTGTCCAACATTATTTAATCTCTGAATTTGGTACCGACGTTTTAACCCCAAAGGATAAAGAACAATATGAAAAGGAACTGGCCATGTTATTAGATGCCTCAGtggaaaaatatgatttgaaaaagttcGATGGATCAAGGAATGGTGCTGAAAATCGTGACCATCTATTGTTATGTGTGCCGTTAAGAGATGCTGAATCTGTTTTACCCTTAATGTTTAAACATCTAATGAATATGACTTATCCTCATGAACTAATTGATTTAGCATTCTTAGTAAGTGATTGTTCAGATGGTGATAATACATTGGAGGCATTACTACAATACTCACGTCATTTACAAAATGGTACTCTATCACAAGTGTTCCAAGATATGGATGAATATCAATACGAACATTCTGATGATACGAGAGGAACCAAGAACCTacatttgaaatatatgaaccaagaatatttgaaaatggtaGAAACAGCTTTCAATACCCCACCACATGAAAATTATGATAAGCCGTTCCGTTCTGTACaaatatttagaaaagATTTCGGTCAAGTAATTGGTCAAGGGTTTAGCGATAGACATGCTGTTAAAGTACAAGGTATAAGAAGGAAATTAATGGGAAGAGCAAGAAATTGGCTAATGGCAAATGCTTTGAAACCATACCACTCGTGGGTTTATTGGAGAGACGCTGATATTGAACTATGTCCTGGAACAATCGTAGAAGATATGATGGCTAACGATTACGATGTTTTAGTTCCAAATGTATGGAGACCCTTACCTGAATTTTTGGACAGTGAACAACCAtatgatttgaattcatGGATTGAATCAGACGAAGCTTTAAAGTTAGCCAAAACATTACCTGAAGATGATGTTATCGTCGAAGGTTATGCTGAATACCCAACCTGGAGAGTACATTTAGCATATATTCGTGAAGCTCAGGGTGATCCTACATCTGTAGTAGATTTGGATGGTGTTGGAGGTGTCTCTATATTGGCAAAAGCAAAATTATTTAGAAGCGGTGTACATTTCCCAGCATTCACTTTTGAAAATCATGCAGAAACTGAAGGGTTTGGTAAAATGGCTAAACGTATGGGTTATAGAGTAGGTGGGTTGCCACATTATACTATCTGGCATATTTATGAACCgagtgatgatgatttgaaagaaatcGCCAATAAGGAAAGACAATCCAGACATAAAGAATAA
- the ATR1 gene encoding borate transporter (similar to Saccharomyces cerevisiae ATR1 (YML116W) and YMR279C; ancestral locus Anc_8.843): MLKHFHRHNSKNVEEEKEITQSTSSIIEEECSSITKEENNEVSEDELPSSEQEDNTIGDHSKWQNPDYFQNKWQEYLFIFSCMMSQLLNQAATPQTLSIMNIITDSFKSEGGKETWLIASFPLVSGSFILISGRIGDIYGLKKTLIGGYLFFIIWSLISGFTDYSHNDIFFIISRAFQGLGIAFILPNVMGIVGNIYKPDTQRKNIVISMIGASAPIGAFMGSLFAGLIGTENPKQWPWAFYAFAIASAINLAISIYSIPNNIPTNIHGFAMDWIGSIMAVIGLILLNFVWNQGPIVGWQKAYIIVLLIISIIALVLFFTYEIKYAKSPILPVEVTKNRHIIMILAALFLGWGSFGIFSFYYFSFLLNLRHYSALWAGTTYFMFAIWGTVAAVIVGAFIKRISASVILFFSMIAFNIGLIMLSVTPVDQTYFRMNLGTMIILSFGMDMSFPAAAIILSDGLTMQYQGMAGSLANTMVNYSMSLCLGMGTTVERQINKSGKEILKGYRAAEYLGVGLAGLGIVISGIYMAEVLWAKRKERLSSNRDHDMS; this comes from the coding sequence ATGTTAAAACATTTTCATAGGCATAATTCTAAAAAcgtagaagaagaaaaagaaataactCAATCGACATCTTCCATCATCGAAGAAGAATGCTCTTCGATAacgaaagaagaaaacaatgaaGTTTCTGAAGATGAACTTCCGTCTTcagaacaagaagataatACCATCGGTGACCATTCTAAATGGCAAAACCCAGattatttccaaaataaatGGCAAGAATAccttttcatcttttcCTGTATGATGAGTCAACTTTTAAATCAGGCAGCTACACCACAAACTTTGAGtattatgaatattataACGGACTCATTCAAATCAGAAGGTGGTAAAGAAACATGGTTAATAGCATCTTTCCCATTAGTTTCAGGTTCCTTTATTTTGATCAGTGGGAGAATTGGTGATATTTATGGTCTTAAGAAAACTTTGATTGGAGGGTACCTATTCTTTATAATTTGGTCCCTGATATCTGGTTTCACAGATTACTCTCATAAcgatatatttttcatcattagtAGAGCCTTCCAAGGGTTAGGTATAGCATTCATTTTACCGAACGTCATGGGTATTGTAGGTAACATTTATAAGCCAGATACACAGaggaaaaatattgttatCAGTATGATTGGAGCATCTGCACCAATCGGTGCATTTATGGGTAGTCTTTTCGCCGGGTTGATCGGCACTGAAAACCCCAAACAATGGCCATGGGCCTTCTATGCATTTGCAATTGCATCTGCAATCAATTTAGCAATTTCCATTTATTCTATCcctaataatattccaacTAATATACACGGTTTCGCTATGGACTGGATAGGTTCAATAATGGCTGTAATTGGcttaattttattaaattttgtatGGAATCAAGGACCAATTGTTGGCTGGCAAAAGGCTTATATTATAGTTCTTTTGATCATCTCAATCATTGCACtagttttgtttttcacatatgaaattaaatacGCAAAGTCCCCAATCTTACCTGTTGAAGTAACTAAGAATCgtcatattattatgatctTGGCTGCATTATTTTTAGGTTGGGGGTCATTCGGTATATTTTcgttttattatttttcattcctTCTAAATTTGAGACATTATTCAGCTCTTTGGGCGGGTACAACTTATTTCATGTTTGCTATTTGGGGTACTGTGGCTGCAGTCATTGTTGGTGCTTTTATTAAGAGAATTTCTGCATCTGTgattttattcttttccatGATTGCGTTTAATATTGGACTGATCATGTTAAGTGTAACACCTGTAGATCAAACATATTTCAGAATGAATCTAGGTACAATGATTATCTTAAGTTTCGGTATGGATATGTCGTTCCCAGCAGCTGCTATCATTTTAAGTGATGGTTTGACAATGCAATACCAAGGTATGGCTGGTTCGTTAGCAAATACGATGGTCAATTATTCCATGTCATTATGTTTAGGTATGGGAACCACAGTAGAACgtcaaataaataaatcagggaaagaaatattaaaggGATACAGAGCAGCAGAATATTTAGGGGTTGGGCTAGCAGGTTTAGGGATTGTTATTAGCGGTATTTATATGGCTGAAGTGCTATGGGCTAAACGTAAAGAACGTTTATCTTCAAACCGTGACCACGATATGAGTTAA
- the TAF8 gene encoding Taf8p (similar to Saccharomyces cerevisiae TAF8 (YML114C); ancestral locus Anc_8.838) — protein sequence MASANETENYDMNEVQPPREIAHNHMDMQIEKLLQKSIAIQLKAFKVDFSKLAFNQLTLLVDDQLNSLITELHRLSLLQRRNSMAKVDLELWMRGFNINPSDLNYQYESSKYIQEKLSGKEYRILRDLNEEVVKQRTHIMESSTSDDNYDLTKQFRNISDATDSSNILIKPTNPFKGINISSWLPSFPPDHTYKFTPQFNNPITDEKLIKQKLVEEGTKSEKALLNFLKNISNAKKGTSIAPMTIPPSPSLSNEGPITDTDEEEKQAKNEKEKEQEDTVIIPKDIDMNLANEETLAIYGTKSQSYEIERDSSSKPNIISIHDEKIVNFFGHSSSDKKFDVNKYSHHRVELVRKKVEAFENKKLRLEKNPFLKLSKLVCLEKEDYYDYDNDEDDLEERKNYNNNNDNDNRLSPIRKRAQINNEIISNLKRSFYSILNNYPKLKKAKKQRVKLAIEKRDQRLQELRKIQEEERKVKEQKLLTKSENPLLSSNTSIVFSTHPTDIADVEAEGEDGLGLFAGLGSSEEEEEEEEEEEEGEQQTATTHNVLQQLGSQRKEKEGTMTTTGNTSVKIGEKQTDISVEPNNHETTEGSTQDIRTTEEQTNVEQAKQKPTDGQGKEELEDEEEDDFDDHNFLFEDVVTSEFDKPGEDNKSTIVPNTNADIELI from the coding sequence ATGGCAAGTGCAAACGAAACAGAAAACTATGATATGAACGAAGTCCAACCTCCTCGGGAAATAGCGCATAATCACATGGATATgcaaattgaaaagttaTTACAAAAATCCATTGCAATTCAACTGAAAGCTTTCAAAGTGGACTTCTCCAAGTTAGCATTCAACCAATTAACATTATTAGTTGAtgatcaattgaattctttaataacCGAATTACATCGTCTTTCTTTATTGCAAAGACGTAATTCAATGGCTAAAGTGGATTTGGAATTATGGATGAGAGGGTTTAACATTAATCCATCAgatttaaattatcaatatgaATCATCTAAATATAtccaagaaaaattatctgGAAAGGAATATCGAATATTGAGAGatttaaatgaagaagTTGTAAAACAAAGAACTCATATAATGGAAAGTTCAACTTCAGACGATAATTATGATTTAACAAAACAATTCCGTAATATTTCAGATGCGACGGattcatcaaatattttaattaaacCAACTAACCCATTCAAAGGAATCAATATTTCATCATGGTTACCAAGTTTCCCACCTGATCATACTTACAAATTTACTCCACAATTTAATAATCCAATAactgatgaaaaattaataaagcAGAAATTAGTAGAAGAGGGAACTAAATCTGAAAAAGCtttgttgaatttcttaaaaaatatttcgaaTGCCAAGAAAGGCACAAGCATTGCTCCTATGACTATACCGCcatcaccatcattatcaaatgaaGGGCCTATAACAGAtactgatgaagaagaaaaacaagccaaaaatgaaaaagaaaaagaacaGGAAGATACCGTCATAATCCcaaaagatattgatatgAACTTAGCTAATGAAGAAACTCTTGCAATATATGGTACCAAATCTCAATCATACGAGATTGAACGTGATTCCTCCTCGAAAccaaatataatatctatccatgatgaaaaaattgttaatTTCTTTGGTCATTCATCATCTGATAAAAAATTCGACGTAAATAAATACTCTCATCACAGAGTAGAATTAGTAAGGAAAAAAGTTGAagcttttgaaaataaaaaattaagattagaaaaaaatccctttttaaaattatcaaaattagtATGtttagaaaaggaagaCTACTACGACTATGACAACGACGAAGATGATCTTGAAGAACGGAAaaactataataataacaatgataaTGACAATAGATTATCTCCAATACGTAAAAGAGCacaaattaataatgaaataatatcaaaCCTTAAGAGATCCTTCTATTCaattttgaacaattatccaaaattgaagaaagcTAAAAAACAAAGAGTAAAATTAGCTATTGAAAAGAGAGATCAAAGATTACAGGAATTGAGGAAgattcaagaagaagaaaggaaagtgaaagaacaaaaattattaacaaaGTCTGAGAATCCACTTTTATCTAGTAACACATCTATTGTATTCAGTACACATCCTACAGATATTGCTGACGTTGAAGCTGAAGGTGAAGATGGATTAGGTCTATTTGCAGGGCTGGGAAGtagtgaagaagaagaagaggaggaggaggaggaggaggagggAGAGCAACAAACTGCAACTACACACAATGTCCTTCAACAATTGGGGAGTCaacgaaaagaaaaagaaggtACAATGACAACGACGGGGAATACCTCTGTTAAAATAGGAGAGAAACAAACAGACATTAGTGTGGAACCCAATAATCATGAAACTACAGAAGGCTCAACTCAAGATATACGAACGACTGAAGAACAAACAAATGTCGAACAAGCGAAGCAGAAACCTACTGATGGACAGGggaaagaagaattggaaGACGAAGAGGAGGACGATTTTGATGATCACAACTTTTTATTCGAAGATGTAGTGACCAGCGAATTCGACAAGCCTGGTGAAGACAATAAATCCACCATAGTACCGAATACGAATGCAGATATTGAACTCATATAG